A region from the Actinoplanes sp. OR16 genome encodes:
- a CDS encoding ABC transporter permease has protein sequence MLPIAVSELAQLFRNRLLLVTSLIMPAVVSAFFIYRHEVFAQLGSLGYIAAVVMFTVGAFGLYTTAVTTLAARRQNLFLKRLRSTAASDSGILAGLLLPVTVLAVAQVTVVLTALAAVAGRPSNVFLLVAAVLATVAMMVGLGLATAGLTDSPEHAQVTTLPVSLGVIAVASWVGITGTEELTLLKRLLPGGSATELVMNAWNGGVAVSESLLLLAPTLSWVVVAVALANRMFRWEPRR, from the coding sequence GTGCTTCCCATCGCTGTCTCCGAGCTGGCTCAGCTCTTCCGGAACCGCCTGCTGCTCGTCACCAGCCTGATCATGCCGGCCGTGGTGAGCGCCTTCTTCATCTACCGCCATGAGGTGTTCGCGCAGCTCGGCAGCCTGGGCTACATCGCCGCGGTGGTGATGTTCACGGTCGGCGCGTTCGGCCTCTACACCACGGCGGTGACCACGCTCGCCGCCCGCCGGCAGAACCTGTTCCTGAAGCGGCTGCGGTCGACCGCCGCCTCGGACAGCGGCATCCTCGCCGGCCTGCTGCTGCCGGTCACCGTCCTCGCGGTGGCCCAGGTGACGGTGGTCCTGACCGCCCTGGCCGCGGTCGCCGGCCGCCCGTCGAACGTGTTCCTGCTGGTCGCGGCGGTGCTCGCCACCGTGGCGATGATGGTCGGCCTCGGCCTGGCGACGGCCGGGCTGACCGACTCCCCGGAACACGCCCAGGTCACGACGCTGCCGGTCAGCCTCGGCGTGATCGCCGTGGCCAGCTGGGTCGGCATCACCGGCACCGAGGAGCTGACCCTGCTCAAGCGTCTGCTGCCGGGCGGCTCAGCGACCGAACTGGTGATGAACGCCTGGAACGGCGGCGTGGCCGTCAGCGAATCCCTGCTGCTGCTGGCGCCCACACTGAGCTGGGTCGTCGTGGCCGTCGCCCTGGCGAACCGGATGTTCCGCTGGGAGCCGCGCCGTTAG
- a CDS encoding RICIN domain-containing protein yields the protein MKVFATVLVLLAAVLLPITPAEAAPVTITNGVPFTDSSGNTLHAHGGGVLKAGGYYYWFGENRNADDTFRAVSVYRSTDLRTWEFRNNVLTPAAANELQGANIERPKVVYNAATGRYVMWMHKENGSDYSEARAAVASSATVDGTYTYHGSLRPLGTHMSRDITLYVDGTTGYMISAADENYDLHIYRLTADYLNVSSLVGNFWNDAHREAPALFKRGSTYFLLTSGATGWNPNQARYATASSISGPWTGWANAGDGTTFRSQPTYVLQVGNGFLYMGDRWAGAWGGKVNDSSYVWLPISFPSATSMTLTWYPTITVDAAAGSVIGNVATYHRIVNRNSGRVADVVSNSVADNAEVKQYAWNGGNNQRWEFREAGGGYVNVINRNSGKCLDVSSGSSADGANVIQYTCGAGANQQWQWQAYGSYFRLVARHSGKCLDVTGSGTGDGADIQQLTCGAGTNQQWSRAVV from the coding sequence ATGAAGGTGTTCGCGACAGTGCTCGTGCTCCTGGCCGCCGTCCTCCTGCCGATCACCCCGGCCGAGGCGGCGCCGGTCACGATCACCAACGGCGTGCCGTTCACCGATAGCTCCGGTAATACTCTGCACGCGCACGGCGGCGGCGTGCTGAAGGCCGGCGGCTATTACTACTGGTTCGGCGAGAATCGCAACGCGGACGACACTTTCCGGGCGGTCTCCGTCTATCGATCCACCGATCTGCGTACGTGGGAGTTCCGCAACAACGTGCTCACCCCGGCGGCGGCCAATGAGCTGCAGGGCGCGAACATCGAGCGTCCGAAAGTCGTCTACAACGCCGCGACCGGCCGCTACGTGATGTGGATGCACAAGGAGAACGGATCCGACTACAGCGAGGCCCGGGCGGCTGTCGCGTCGTCCGCCACGGTGGACGGGACGTACACCTATCACGGCAGTCTCCGGCCGCTCGGCACGCACATGTCGCGCGACATCACGCTCTATGTCGACGGCACGACCGGCTACATGATCTCGGCTGCGGACGAGAACTACGACCTGCACATCTACCGGCTCACCGCCGATTATCTGAACGTGTCGTCGCTGGTCGGAAACTTCTGGAACGACGCGCATCGGGAGGCGCCGGCGCTGTTCAAACGGGGGAGCACCTATTTCCTGCTCACCTCGGGCGCGACCGGCTGGAATCCCAATCAGGCCAGATATGCGACCGCCTCCAGCATCTCCGGGCCGTGGACCGGGTGGGCGAACGCCGGTGACGGCACCACATTCCGGTCCCAGCCGACATACGTCCTGCAGGTCGGCAACGGTTTCCTCTACATGGGTGACCGGTGGGCCGGGGCTTGGGGAGGCAAGGTCAACGATTCCTCGTACGTCTGGTTGCCCATCTCCTTCCCCTCGGCGACCAGCATGACCCTGACCTGGTATCCCACGATAACGGTGGACGCCGCCGCGGGCTCCGTCATCGGTAACGTGGCGACGTACCATCGAATCGTCAATCGGAACAGCGGGCGCGTGGCCGACGTCGTGAGCAATTCGGTCGCCGATAATGCCGAGGTCAAACAGTACGCCTGGAACGGTGGCAACAATCAGCGCTGGGAATTCCGCGAGGCCGGTGGCGGATACGTCAACGTGATCAACCGGAACAGCGGGAAATGCCTGGACGTCTCCTCCGGGTCGTCGGCGGACGGCGCGAACGTCATTCAGTACACCTGCGGCGCCGGCGCCAACCAGCAGTGGCAGTGGCAGGCGTACGGCTCGTACTTCCGCCTGGTCGCCCGGCACAGCGGGAAATGCCTGGACGTGACCGGCAGCGGAACCGGCGACGGCGCCGACATCCAGCAGCTCACGTGCGGCGCCGGCACGAACCAGCAATGGTCCCGGGCGGTCGTCTAG
- a CDS encoding carboxymuconolactone decarboxylase family protein: MSTEHIASPRAAAAHFTPELTALIEDPLYSERVWDDTRLSPRDRSIATLAAIVALYRPDELRAQLRRAVGNGLTLPEISALITHTAFYGGFPAAISASVIAHEVLGPVS, translated from the coding sequence ATGAGCACCGAGCACATCGCGTCGCCGCGCGCCGCGGCGGCTCACTTCACACCGGAGCTGACCGCGCTGATCGAGGACCCGCTCTACTCGGAGCGGGTGTGGGACGACACCCGGCTCAGCCCGCGGGACCGCAGCATCGCGACGCTCGCGGCGATAGTGGCGCTCTACCGCCCCGACGAGCTGCGAGCCCAGTTACGCCGCGCGGTCGGCAACGGCCTGACGCTGCCGGAGATCTCGGCGCTGATCACGCACACCGCCTTCTACGGCGGCTTCCCGGCAGCGATCTCGGCATCCGTGATCGCCCACGAGGTCCTCGGCCCGGTCAGCTGA
- a CDS encoding adenylate/guanylate cyclase domain-containing protein, whose translation MDPVVGRGGVARLVVWVAHLAAPLAGLWLLAARPQWDHRWQHDPSHFWLVLAVSVVSLGLAVVINEAARRRADARLLLIAFSFLIAAGFLGLHAVATPHMLVAGGNAGFTYASPAGLTLAAVFAAASAVDLPARRAAGLVRWAGFLRTSLLLIIAAWAVASLLGVPPLNAVPPAGDTGPTVALSAAGVILFGLAAVRYYMLYRRRRTVMLLSVVTAYTLLAEAAVAMAVGRSWHLSWWEWHLLMAAGFGYVAYSAWVQYRNEGAAAGLFASVGTEDTVRQLRAEYGAALEALVDALDRRQTEPEMATTMNLLAERFELTDGQTAVLSRAAGAVADERDQIRKLGALVAIGHDARVMLTDAELLSGAVTHIARAFERHSVAIGVVEEGRLVFPVDLGTDRELAAERALASGVPVTGSHGTLCVPFAVKGHPAGVLAAEKSGEAVTDRDTALLLSLASQIAVALENARLYRRLDVLFRQYMSPDVATALVVDPSQAALGGAVVEVTSLFADLRGFTTFSERSTPEQIVEMLNRYFDVATRAVLAENGTVVQFVGDALMALFNAPARQPDHALRAARAALSLQAGVDRIAAGCPGWPRFRVGVNTGEALVGNIGGEALRNFNAMGDAVNVAARLETSAQPGQVLIGAATRDLLGDTALVEPLGELRVKGRSRPVAAFVLCGLRGEDGEIQWHASSLIS comes from the coding sequence GTGGATCCAGTCGTGGGTCGCGGAGGGGTAGCCCGCCTCGTCGTGTGGGTCGCGCACCTCGCGGCCCCGCTCGCCGGGCTCTGGCTGCTGGCCGCTCGTCCTCAGTGGGACCACCGGTGGCAGCACGACCCATCACACTTCTGGCTGGTCCTCGCCGTCTCCGTGGTCAGTCTCGGGCTGGCTGTCGTGATCAACGAGGCGGCGCGGAGGCGGGCCGATGCGCGGCTGCTGCTGATCGCGTTCTCGTTCCTGATCGCGGCGGGGTTCCTCGGGCTGCACGCGGTGGCGACACCGCACATGCTGGTGGCCGGGGGTAACGCCGGTTTCACCTACGCCTCCCCGGCCGGGTTGACGCTCGCCGCCGTGTTCGCCGCGGCCTCGGCCGTGGATCTGCCGGCCCGTCGCGCGGCCGGGTTGGTGCGCTGGGCCGGCTTCCTGCGTACGAGTCTGCTCCTGATCATCGCGGCGTGGGCGGTGGCGTCGCTGCTCGGGGTGCCGCCCCTGAACGCCGTGCCGCCCGCCGGCGACACCGGGCCGACCGTGGCGCTGTCGGCCGCCGGAGTGATCCTGTTCGGTCTCGCCGCTGTTCGCTACTACATGCTCTACCGGCGGCGGCGCACGGTGATGCTGCTGTCCGTGGTGACGGCCTACACGCTGCTGGCCGAGGCGGCAGTGGCGATGGCGGTCGGCCGGAGCTGGCATCTGTCCTGGTGGGAGTGGCACCTGCTGATGGCGGCCGGGTTCGGCTACGTCGCGTACAGCGCCTGGGTGCAGTACCGCAACGAGGGCGCCGCGGCCGGGCTGTTCGCGTCGGTCGGCACCGAGGACACCGTGCGGCAGCTGCGCGCGGAGTACGGCGCCGCCCTGGAAGCCCTCGTCGACGCGCTGGACCGCCGGCAGACCGAACCGGAGATGGCCACCACCATGAACCTGCTCGCCGAGCGGTTCGAGCTGACCGACGGGCAGACCGCGGTGCTCAGTCGCGCGGCCGGCGCCGTCGCCGACGAACGCGATCAGATCCGCAAGCTGGGCGCCCTGGTCGCGATCGGGCACGACGCGCGGGTGATGCTGACCGACGCGGAGCTGCTCAGCGGCGCCGTCACGCACATCGCGCGGGCCTTCGAGCGGCACTCGGTCGCGATCGGCGTCGTCGAGGAGGGCCGCCTGGTCTTCCCCGTGGATCTCGGCACGGACCGGGAGCTGGCCGCCGAGCGGGCGCTGGCGTCCGGCGTGCCGGTGACCGGGTCGCACGGCACTCTGTGCGTACCGTTCGCCGTGAAAGGCCACCCGGCCGGCGTCCTGGCGGCGGAGAAGAGCGGCGAAGCCGTGACGGACCGGGACACCGCGCTGCTGCTGTCGCTGGCCAGCCAGATCGCCGTCGCGCTGGAGAACGCCCGGCTCTACCGCCGGCTCGACGTGCTGTTCCGGCAGTACATGTCGCCCGACGTGGCGACCGCCCTGGTCGTCGACCCGAGCCAGGCGGCGCTCGGCGGCGCCGTGGTCGAGGTGACGTCGCTCTTCGCGGACCTGCGCGGGTTCACCACGTTCTCCGAACGGTCCACACCGGAGCAGATCGTCGAGATGCTCAACCGGTACTTCGACGTGGCGACGCGGGCGGTGCTGGCCGAGAACGGCACCGTCGTGCAGTTCGTCGGCGACGCGCTGATGGCGCTCTTCAACGCTCCCGCCCGGCAGCCCGACCACGCCCTGCGAGCGGCCCGGGCCGCGCTGTCCCTGCAGGCCGGGGTGGACCGGATCGCCGCGGGCTGCCCGGGCTGGCCGCGGTTCCGGGTCGGCGTCAACACCGGGGAGGCGCTGGTCGGCAACATCGGCGGCGAGGCGCTGCGCAACTTCAACGCGATGGGCGACGCGGTGAACGTCGCGGCCCGGCTGGAGACGTCGGCCCAGCCCGGCCAGGTGCTGATCGGCGCGGCCACCCGGGACCTGCTCGGTGACACCGCCCTCGTCGAACCGCTCGGCGAGCTGCGCGTCAAGGGCCGCAGCCGGCCGGTGGCCGCGTTCGTGCTGTGCGGCCTGCGAGGAGAAGACGGTGAGATCCAGTGGCACGCGAGTTCCTTGATCAGCTGA
- a CDS encoding sensor histidine kinase: protein MTSTQGRLRRLNLVTAAPPLLAAAVALSVVDTDTWWQIAVLAAGVIAALVAFERWTANDLGSVLVPCLIVAAVVWPLSVLVTDSPNGYWGLCTVGSFAIPRMPRRRLVSTLVLVVYLAGVGLLRLLIEPDVSLITYVLVPVVLTVIAVLFSIAGERFYRIVRELEESRARDAELAVIRERVRFAGDLHDIQGHTLHVVKLKTTLAGKLVRTDPERAEEELREIHSLVSDTITQTKELAYAQRRLNLNAELENAKNLFEAAGIRVRISRESDPPAGELLGQVLRETTTNILRHASATFVHITLGGDGIVIVNDGFSGDSVPELRGLSALRRRVADDGGELTVAAEGGSFTTAAWFR, encoded by the coding sequence GTGACGTCCACCCAGGGCCGCCTGCGCCGGCTCAATCTGGTGACCGCCGCGCCACCGCTGCTGGCCGCGGCGGTGGCGTTGTCGGTCGTCGATACGGACACCTGGTGGCAGATAGCCGTTCTGGCCGCCGGGGTGATCGCCGCGCTGGTGGCGTTCGAACGGTGGACCGCGAACGACCTCGGGAGCGTCCTCGTTCCCTGCCTGATCGTGGCGGCCGTGGTGTGGCCGTTGTCGGTGCTGGTCACGGACAGTCCGAACGGATATTGGGGGTTGTGCACCGTGGGTTCGTTCGCCATTCCGCGAATGCCTCGCCGCCGGCTTGTCTCCACCCTTGTCCTGGTCGTCTATCTGGCCGGCGTCGGGCTGCTGCGGCTGCTGATCGAACCGGACGTCAGCCTGATCACCTATGTGCTGGTGCCGGTGGTTCTCACCGTCATCGCGGTGCTGTTCTCCATCGCCGGGGAACGGTTCTACCGCATCGTCCGGGAACTCGAGGAATCCCGTGCCCGGGACGCCGAATTGGCGGTCATCCGCGAGCGGGTCCGGTTCGCCGGCGACCTGCACGACATCCAGGGACACACGCTGCACGTGGTGAAGTTGAAGACGACGCTCGCCGGGAAACTGGTCCGCACCGATCCGGAACGGGCCGAGGAGGAACTGCGCGAGATCCACTCCCTGGTCAGCGACACGATCACGCAGACCAAGGAACTGGCGTACGCACAACGGCGGCTGAATCTCAACGCCGAACTGGAGAACGCGAAGAACCTGTTCGAGGCGGCCGGCATCCGGGTACGGATCAGCCGTGAATCCGATCCGCCGGCAGGGGAACTGCTCGGCCAGGTCCTGCGCGAGACGACCACGAACATCCTGCGGCACGCGTCGGCGACGTTCGTGCACATCACCCTGGGCGGCGACGGCATCGTGATCGTCAACGACGGTTTCAGCGGCGATTCCGTGCCGGAGCTGCGCGGTTTGTCGGCGCTGCGCCGGCGGGTGGCCGACGACGGCGGGGAATTGACGGTCGCGGCCGAGGGCGGGTCGTTCACGACGGCGGCGTGGTTCCGATGA
- a CDS encoding calcium-binding protein translates to MKLRHARRYAALAVLGTLPTLVMAAPAYAATGVTRVGAEIRANAAANRFNNITVSRVGAFFDLVDLGDTMTAGAGCFQVAANRVRCPAAGIARVVVNGDNLRDRIVNTTTATAVFNGGSGDDTLIGGPRNDRLSGNAGNDRLEGRAGDDLLRGGAGNDTMLGEAGNDRAVAEALRDGRDRFDGGAGRDTTDYGLRLIPVTVTLNGVANDGSAPEFDNNLANVENATGGRGGDQLTGNASGNTLQGGAGADRLTGLGGNDGLIGGAGNDRAVANALRDGRDSFNGGAGTDTADYSARVIAVTVTLDGVANDGSAPEGDNVQGSVENVIGGRVGDRITGNAAANRLEGRGGNDVLFGRGGRDTLIGGAGNDRIFGEAGADLLQAVDLRRDPVVNGGSGTDDCNTDAVDTRISCEL, encoded by the coding sequence ATGAAACTGCGTCATGCGAGGCGCTACGCCGCGCTGGCCGTGCTCGGAACACTGCCCACACTGGTCATGGCCGCACCGGCCTACGCCGCCACCGGCGTGACCAGGGTAGGCGCGGAGATCCGGGCGAACGCCGCGGCCAACCGGTTCAACAACATCACCGTCAGCCGGGTCGGGGCCTTCTTCGACCTGGTCGACCTCGGCGACACCATGACCGCCGGGGCGGGCTGCTTCCAGGTCGCCGCCAACCGGGTGCGCTGCCCGGCCGCCGGCATCGCCCGGGTCGTGGTCAACGGCGACAACCTGCGTGACCGGATCGTCAACACGACGACCGCGACGGCCGTGTTCAACGGGGGGAGTGGTGACGACACGCTGATCGGCGGTCCGCGCAACGACCGGCTGTCCGGCAACGCCGGCAACGACCGGCTCGAAGGCCGGGCCGGCGACGACCTGCTGCGCGGCGGTGCCGGCAACGACACGATGCTCGGCGAGGCCGGCAACGACCGGGCCGTGGCCGAGGCGCTGCGGGACGGCCGGGACCGGTTCGACGGCGGCGCCGGCCGGGACACCACCGACTACGGTCTGCGGCTCATCCCGGTCACCGTCACGCTCAACGGTGTGGCGAACGACGGCTCCGCGCCGGAGTTCGACAACAACCTGGCGAACGTGGAGAACGCGACCGGCGGCCGGGGCGGTGACCAGCTCACCGGCAACGCGTCGGGCAACACCCTGCAGGGCGGGGCCGGCGCCGACCGGCTGACCGGTCTCGGCGGCAACGACGGCCTGATCGGCGGCGCCGGCAACGACCGGGCGGTCGCCAACGCGCTGCGCGACGGCCGGGACAGCTTCAACGGCGGCGCCGGCACCGACACGGCCGACTACTCGGCGCGCGTCATCGCTGTCACCGTGACGCTCGACGGCGTCGCGAACGACGGCTCGGCGCCGGAAGGCGACAACGTGCAGGGCAGCGTGGAGAACGTGATCGGTGGCCGGGTCGGTGACCGGATCACCGGGAACGCCGCGGCGAACCGGCTCGAAGGCCGGGGCGGGAACGACGTCCTGTTCGGTCGTGGCGGCCGGGACACGCTGATCGGCGGGGCCGGCAACGACCGGATCTTCGGTGAGGCCGGCGCCGACCTCCTGCAAGCCGTCGACCTGCGGCGTGACCCGGTGGTCAACGGTGGCTCGGGCACCGACGACTGCAACACCGATGCCGTCGACACCCGGATCAGCTGTGAGCTCTGA
- a CDS encoding GNAT family N-acetyltransferase — translation MRIREAHADDLPFLERILLDAYNWSEPRFTLDRLRTDAMARRYLDGFPAAGDLGVIALIGDEPVGAVWGRALPADRAGYGFVAADVPELTVGVLPEARRRGVASRLMTAVVDIAKRRGVPGLSLSVEDGNTARRLYESFGFEAAGRSGGSDTMLLTLSLPLAGGLVSDVVRVGETVRKSPPRDPEFVRALLRHFERHDWPGAPRFLGTDDRGREMLGFIDGDVPWQPGHEPPSIRSDESLAAVARMVRRFHDLTAGTDLAGGQEVVCHNDLSPKNTVYRDLPVAFIDWDLAAPGARIHDVAHVCWQYVGLGPGVRDAAEAARLVRVIADAYGLVNRSALVDTILWWQDRCRRGIEAGAGDPATARLRESGAAEAVQAAYDWTLAHQDLLRRAVS, via the coding sequence ATGCGGATCCGCGAAGCGCATGCTGACGACCTGCCGTTCCTGGAGCGGATCCTGCTGGACGCCTACAACTGGTCGGAGCCACGCTTCACGCTCGACCGGCTCCGCACCGACGCGATGGCGCGGCGCTACCTCGACGGTTTCCCGGCAGCGGGAGATCTGGGAGTGATCGCGCTGATCGGCGACGAGCCGGTCGGTGCGGTGTGGGGCCGCGCCCTGCCGGCCGACCGCGCCGGGTACGGGTTCGTGGCGGCGGACGTTCCCGAACTGACCGTCGGCGTCCTGCCCGAGGCCCGCCGGCGTGGCGTCGCGTCACGCCTGATGACCGCGGTCGTCGACATCGCGAAGCGCCGCGGCGTCCCGGGCCTGAGCCTCAGCGTCGAGGACGGCAACACCGCACGACGCTTGTACGAGAGCTTCGGCTTCGAGGCGGCGGGGCGCAGCGGAGGGTCGGACACCATGCTGCTCACCCTGTCCCTGCCCCTGGCCGGCGGTCTCGTCAGTGACGTCGTACGGGTCGGCGAGACCGTCCGCAAGTCGCCGCCGCGCGACCCGGAATTCGTCCGCGCTCTGCTCCGCCACTTCGAGCGGCACGACTGGCCCGGCGCGCCACGGTTCCTCGGCACCGACGACCGGGGACGCGAGATGCTCGGGTTCATCGACGGCGACGTGCCGTGGCAGCCGGGCCACGAGCCGCCGTCGATCCGGTCGGACGAGAGCCTCGCCGCTGTGGCCCGGATGGTTCGCCGGTTCCACGACCTGACCGCCGGGACGGATCTCGCCGGCGGTCAGGAGGTCGTGTGCCACAACGATCTGTCGCCGAAGAACACCGTCTACCGGGATCTTCCGGTGGCCTTCATCGACTGGGACCTCGCCGCGCCCGGCGCGCGGATCCACGACGTCGCCCACGTCTGCTGGCAGTACGTCGGGCTCGGCCCCGGTGTGCGGGACGCCGCGGAGGCGGCGCGGCTGGTCCGGGTCATCGCCGACGCCTACGGTCTCGTGAACCGGTCCGCCCTCGTCGACACGATCCTGTGGTGGCAGGACCGATGCCGGCGTGGCATCGAAGCCGGGGCCGGCGACCCGGCGACGGCCCGGCTCCGCGAATCGGGAGCTGCCGAGGCGGTGCAGGCGGCCTACGACTGGACCCTGGCACACCAGGACCTGCTGCGCCGAGCGGTCAGCTGA
- a CDS encoding Crp/Fnr family transcriptional regulator, translated as MAREFLDQLNAGDREALLARGRARRWPSGATLFGEGDRSSTVVLVLRGRAKVFSLTEQGGEVLLAIRGPGALLGEMSAVDEAPRSASVAALEPLDTIVVPIRDFLDFLAARPDAAVALVRLIVGRLRDADRKRIEFGTYDSLGRVALRLAELAERFGQTAERGVRITLPLTQEELAAWTGSSRESVTKALRTLRRHGVIETSRRSVAVLDVDGLRARAR; from the coding sequence GTGGCACGCGAGTTCCTTGATCAGCTGAACGCCGGCGACCGGGAGGCACTGCTCGCCCGGGGCCGGGCGCGGCGCTGGCCGTCCGGCGCCACCCTGTTCGGTGAGGGCGACCGGTCCAGCACGGTGGTCCTGGTGCTCCGCGGCCGGGCGAAGGTGTTCTCCCTGACCGAGCAGGGCGGCGAGGTGCTGCTGGCGATCCGCGGGCCGGGTGCGCTGCTCGGTGAGATGTCGGCGGTGGACGAGGCGCCGCGGTCGGCCTCGGTGGCGGCGCTGGAACCCCTGGACACGATCGTCGTGCCGATCCGGGATTTCCTGGATTTCCTGGCCGCCCGTCCGGACGCTGCGGTCGCTCTCGTACGCCTGATAGTCGGACGGCTTCGTGATGCCGACCGCAAACGCATCGAGTTCGGCACCTACGACTCGCTGGGCCGGGTCGCCCTGCGCCTGGCCGAACTGGCCGAGCGGTTCGGGCAGACGGCCGAACGCGGCGTGCGGATCACGCTGCCGCTGACCCAGGAGGAACTGGCCGCGTGGACCGGCTCGTCCCGGGAGTCGGTCACCAAGGCACTGCGCACGCTGCGCCGGCACGGCGTGATCGAGACGAGCCGCCGGTCGGTCGCGGTCCTGGACGTGGACGGGCTGCGCGCCCGGGCCAGATAG
- a CDS encoding DNA-binding response regulator produces MTTVVLADDEALLRKALAALLPLEGDITVLAEAQDGSSAVAATLAHQPDVLVIDLEMPGVDGLEAVASIRRERPSQVILMLTRHARPGVLRKALKLGVQGFVTKSAEPSHIAAVVAKLRDGKRWIDPDVSALAVIDDCPLTDRELDVLRVTGEGYSVADIAARLHLAQGTVRNYLSNAMQKTQTQTRHEAARYAREHDWL; encoded by the coding sequence ATGACGACCGTGGTGCTCGCCGACGATGAAGCACTGCTGCGCAAAGCGCTCGCCGCACTGCTGCCGCTGGAAGGGGACATCACCGTTCTGGCCGAGGCGCAGGACGGCTCCTCGGCCGTTGCGGCGACCCTCGCTCATCAACCGGATGTGCTGGTCATCGACCTGGAGATGCCGGGCGTCGACGGGCTGGAGGCGGTCGCTTCGATCCGGCGCGAACGGCCGTCGCAGGTGATTCTCATGCTGACCCGGCACGCCCGTCCCGGTGTTCTGCGAAAGGCACTGAAACTGGGCGTGCAGGGCTTCGTCACCAAATCAGCCGAGCCGTCGCACATCGCCGCCGTCGTCGCGAAACTGCGCGACGGCAAACGCTGGATCGACCCGGACGTGTCAGCGCTCGCCGTCATCGACGACTGCCCGCTGACCGACCGCGAACTCGACGTCCTGCGGGTCACCGGCGAAGGCTATTCGGTGGCCGACATCGCCGCCCGCCTGCATCTGGCGCAGGGAACCGTCCGCAACTACCTGTCCAACGCCATGCAGAAGACCCAGACCCAGACCAGGCACGAGGCAGCCCGTTACGCCCGCGAGCACGATTGGCTGTAG
- a CDS encoding ABC transporter ATP-binding protein, translating to MTTTPVIEVDGLNVRYGDFHAVKDLSFQVRRGELYALLGTNGAGKTSALETIEGHRRPDSGTVRVLGGRPGERSSVRTKMGIMLQESGFSPDLTARESVLLIGRLTRRADDADRVLDIVGLTGKSGTRVAQLSGGEKRRLDFATAIFGTPELLFLDEPTTGLDIQSRDALWQAVDRIRENGATVVLTTHYLEEAQQRADRIGLMHRGVLRREGTVAELTRTLPAVIRFTPPPANLPLDAIRQADGSVIVETFHLHKDLYLLLGWAEEHGFELTDLSAGPTRLDDVFRAIDKG from the coding sequence ATGACCACCACGCCAGTCATCGAGGTCGACGGCCTCAACGTCCGATACGGCGACTTCCACGCGGTCAAGGACCTGTCATTCCAGGTGCGCCGCGGCGAACTCTACGCACTGCTCGGCACGAACGGCGCCGGAAAGACGTCGGCACTGGAGACGATCGAGGGCCACCGCCGACCGGATTCGGGCACGGTTCGCGTTCTCGGCGGGCGCCCCGGCGAGCGGAGCTCCGTCCGTACGAAAATGGGAATAATGCTGCAAGAAAGCGGCTTCTCCCCGGACTTGACCGCCCGGGAATCGGTCCTGCTGATCGGCCGCCTCACCCGGCGCGCGGACGACGCCGATCGCGTCCTCGACATCGTCGGCCTCACCGGGAAATCGGGCACGAGAGTCGCGCAGCTCTCCGGCGGCGAAAAGCGCAGACTCGATTTCGCGACGGCCATCTTCGGTACGCCGGAACTCCTGTTCCTGGACGAGCCGACCACCGGTCTCGACATCCAGTCGCGCGATGCCCTGTGGCAGGCCGTCGACCGGATTCGCGAGAACGGCGCGACGGTCGTGCTGACCACGCACTACCTGGAGGAGGCGCAGCAGCGCGCCGATCGGATCGGCCTGATGCACCGGGGCGTCCTCCGGCGCGAGGGCACGGTGGCCGAACTGACCCGCACCCTGCCCGCCGTCATCCGGTTCACGCCACCGCCCGCGAACCTGCCGCTGGACGCGATCCGGCAGGCCGACGGCTCGGTGATCGTCGAGACGTTCCACCTGCACAAGGACCTCTACCTGCTGCTCGGCTGGGCCGAGGAGCACGGCTTCGAACTGACCGACCTGTCCGCCGGCCCGACCCGGCTCGACGACGTCTTCCGCGCGATCGACAAGGGGTGA
- a CDS encoding ribosomal protein bL36 has translation MKVRNSLRSLKSKPGSVVTRRRGRQIVVNKKNPRWNGRQG, from the coding sequence ATGAAGGTCCGCAATTCCTTGCGTTCGCTGAAGAGCAAGCCGGGCAGCGTCGTCACCCGGCGCCGCGGCCGCCAGATAGTCGTGAACAAGAAGAACCCGCGGTGGAACGGCCGCCAGGGCTGA